A genomic region of Megalobrama amblycephala isolate DHTTF-2021 linkage group LG6, ASM1881202v1, whole genome shotgun sequence contains the following coding sequences:
- the LOC125269860 gene encoding myosin-IIIb-like: MKMYRCLIKDFETRPSVTHLLEHPFIKQAHGKDTSLRQQLSVLIREQQDVGSRTKTRHERINTRKTLIIEICPDDDLVNLEVLDEETIITHLHKRYQELQIYTYVGDILIALNPFQTLSIYSPQFSKLYHGMKRSTNPPHIFATADAAYQSMVTLSKDQCIIISGESGAGKTESAHLIVQHLTFLGKANNRTLREKILQVNPLVEAFGNACTAINDNSSRFGKYLEMKFTPTGAVMGAKISEYLLEKSRVIKQATGEKNFHIFYYIYAGLYHQDNLKKYRLPNKTAPRYIDCVNGKVMQDIISSKLYKEQFVAIQDCFRIIGFTEEEVNSVYRILAAILNTGNIEFTSTSSQHQSDKSEVPNSEALDNAAALLSIGSEELQEALTSHCVVTRGETIIRTNTVDKATDVRDAMSKALYGRLFSWIVNRINALLQPDTNICAAESGMNVGILDIFGFENFKKNSFEQLCINIANEQIQFYFNQHIFALEQIEYQSEGVDASLVEYEDNRPILDMFLQKPMGLLSLLDEESRFPQATDQTLVDKFQDNLRNKYFWTPKRVELCFGIQHYAGKVLYNVSGFLEKNRDTLPADIVVVLRTSENKLLQQLFSSPLTKTGTRIIQHSSSEHVCGVPSVSSLANQN, encoded by the exons GCATGAGCGGATCAACACTCGGAAAACCCTCATCATTGAGATCTGTCCTGATGATGATCTGGTGAACCTGGAGGTTTTAGATGAG GAAACAATCATTACACATCTTCACAAGCGATATCAGGAGCTGCAGATCTACACGTATGTTGGTGATATCCTCATAGCCCTTAACCCCTTCCAGACCCTCAGCATCTACTCTCCACAG TTCTCAAAGCTCTATCATGGGATGAAACGCTCCACTAACCCCCCACACATCTTTGCCACTGCTGATGCAGCCTATCAGAGCATGGTCACTCTCTCTAAAGACCAG TGTATAATCATTAGTGGAGAAAGTGGAGCTGGTAAAACAGAGAGTGCCCACCTCATCGTCCAACATCTCACATTTCTGGGCAAG GCTAATAATCGTACACTTCGTGAGAAGATTCTTCAAGTAAATCCCCTGGTGGAGGCGTTTGGTAATGCGTGCACGGCCATTAATGATAACTCCAGCCGCTTTGGGAAGTACCTGGAGATGAAGTTCACACCAACAGGGGCGGTGATGGGTGCTAAGATCTCTGAGTATCTTCTGGAAAAATCAAGAGTCATCAAACAGGCTAC GGGAGAGAAAAACTTCCACATATTTTACTATATCTATGCTGGTCTTTACCACCAAGACAACCTCAAGAAATACAGACTACCCAACAAAACTGCCCCCAG ATATATTGATTGTGTTAATGGTAAAGTAATGCAGGACATCATCTCTAGCAAACTGTACAAGGAGCAATTTGTTGCCATTCAGGACTGTTTCCGTATCATAGGATTTACTGAGGAG GAAGTGAATTCTGTGTACAGAATTCTAGCAGCCATTTTAAATACAGGAAATATTGAGTTCACATCCACCAGCTCCCAACATCAGAGCGACAAGAGTGAGGTGCCCAACTCTGAGGCCTTAGATAATG CGGCCGCTCTGCTCAGTATCGGCTCTGAGGAGCTTCAAGAAGCTTTGACCTCCCACTGCGTGGTAACTCGAGGAGAAACCATCATTCGCACCAACACTGTGGATAAGGCCACTGATGTGAGAGATGCCATGTCTAAAGCCCTGTATGGACGCCTCTTCAGCTGGATTGTGAACCGCATTAATGCTCTGCTGCAGCCTGACACTAACATCTG TGCGGCTGAGAGTGGAATGAATGTGGGGATCTTGGACATCTTTGGTTTCGAAAACTTCAAGAAGAACTCATTTGAGCAGCTGTGTATCAACATCGCAAACGAACAGATCCAGTTCTACTTCAATCAGCATATCTTTGCCCTGGAACAG aTAGAGTATCAGAGTGAGGGTGTAGATGCCAGTCTGGTGGAATACGAGGACAACAGGCCCATTCTAGACATGTTTCTTCAGAAGCCCATGGGTTTACTGTCTCTGCTGGATGAGGAGAGCCGTTTCCCACAGGCCACCGACCAAACACTCGTTG ATAAGTTTCAGGATAACCTGAGAAACAAGTACTTCTGGACACCCAAGCGTGTGGAGCTTTGCTTTGGGATCCAGCATTATGCTGGCAAG GTCTTGTATAATGTCAGTGGTTTTCTGGAGAAGAACCGTGACACTCTTCCTGCAGACATTGTGGTGGTTTTGAGAACGTCAGAGAACAAACTTCTGCAGCAGCTGTTTTCCAGCCCCCTGACTAAAACAGGTACTAGAATCATTCAGCATTCATCCAGTGAGCATGTCTGTGGTGTCCCTTCTGTCAGCTcactagccaatcagaattga